The Collinsella aerofaciens genomic interval GCCAATGCTTTACGCCCGCGGGAATATTTACTACATCGCCAGGGCGCAGCTCCTGTGCCGGTTTGCCCCATTCCTGATAAAACCCTCGACCAGCCACGCAGACGAGGATCTGTCCGCCACCGCTTTTGGCGTGATGGATGTGCCAGTTGTTGCGGCAGCCGGGCTCGAACGTAACGTTGTAAATGCCGACCTGCTCGGTGGAAAGGGGCACGAGGTAGCTTTGCCCGATAAAGTACTTCGCAAATGCGTCGTTGGGGGCACCGATGGGAAAGGCCATCTCGTTTTGGTGTCGGGCCTTTGCGTCGGCGCCGTCATCTTCGTCCGCCCAGACCTCCTTCGCCATGCGAAAGGCCGCCCACGCCTTGGGCCATCCCGCGTAAAACGCCGCATGCGTAAGGATTTCCGCTATCTCAGCCCTGGTCACCCCGTTGCTCTTTGCGGACATCAGATGATATTGGAACGAAGAGTCCGTCAGCCCCTGCGCCATTAGGGCCACCACCGTCACCACGCTGCGGTCTCGAAGGGAAAGCCCATCTTCTCGGCTCCACACCTCGCCGAACAGCACATCGTCATTGAGCTGAGCGAATTTGGGGGCAAAATCCCCCAGGGCGTCTCTGCCCGCCGTCTGTTTAATTGCCATGATCGATTTCCTCCTATCGATGGTTCTGGACACGAATCTGTTTACGCATGGCCAAGTGGCCCGCCTAGATTCCCATGCCCATTCGTCGCGCCTGCTCAAGAGCAGGGTGCCCAGCGATTTCGCCCACGCCGTTCACGCCGCCGGCGAAAACCGTTTTGCCCATTACGGACCACCCCTTGCGCTACCGATTTGTATTGACGAGAATGAAGGTAATACCTAAACCTAACTTTAGGTCAAGGAATGAATTCGAGATTTATTCGGAGGGGCCATGTACACAATCGGACAGGTGGCGGAAATGTTCGGCTTGCCCGCCTCAACGCTGCGGTATTACGACAAGCAGGGATTGTTCCCGGGGCTGGAGCGGACGTCCGGCATTCGCCAATTTGGCGATACGGAACTCGAGGCGCTTCGGGTCATCGAATGTCTGAAGAAAGCGGGGATGGAGATCAAGGACATCCGTCTGTTCATGGAATGGTGTGCGGAGGGCCCGTCCACTTACCCCCAGCGCAAGGCCATGTTCGAGGAGCGGAAGGCCCACATGGAGTCGGAAATCGCGAACATGAACCGTGCGCTGGATATGCTGAGATTCAAATGCTGGTACTACGAGCAGGCGATTCAAGATGGCAGCGAGGATAGGCTGGAAGCGCTGATTCCCGACAATTTGCCGGAAGAAATCAAAGGCGCCTACGAGAACGCGCACGCTCGATAATGCCGACCGATCTCAAGGGAATTCGGTGAGGAGTCCTCTTCGGTTAGTGATGTACTTCTTTCCCTTGATGTCGTAGCGCTTCGCCTCATAGAAGACGAAGGCGTCACGGAGGTAGGAGATGTAGCGCCCGACGATGACGTGGTTGGTGGGAACCTTGTTGGCGTCGAGGACGTTGGCGATGTTGTTGGGCGAGTTGAGGTTGCCGGAGTTGTCCATCATGTACTCGGCCAGCCTCTCCAACACGGTGGAGTCGGTACGTATTGCGGTCTACCCAAGCCATAATCCACTCCTTCTCGGTTTCGAAACTCGATTATTTCTAAAGTTTCGAAACCGAGAAGGCAATGTACACAAGGATGCATCGAGGAGCGAATCCCAGTAGCGCCATGTCAGCAGCGATGCCGGGCGCATTCGCACGTGCCACAATCCAACCACCAGAGATGAAAACACAGTCCCCGTCGGGTAGTCGTGGGCGTGCGCTAGTCCGCATCAGTAACCTGCCTCCTTGGTTGTCCCTTCTCTGCATGGTCATCTACATAAAGGAGGAACCAACCATGCAGATCAGCGTGTCGTCCACCCTGACCGTATATCACGACGGTCAATTCTGGGTCGGGCTGGCGGAGCACGTCGAGAGCGGAAGGTATGGCGTCGCCCGCATCGTCTTCGGCGCGGAGCCGTCCGATGAGGAGATTCTGCGATTCGTTACAAGCGAATGGGAGAAGCTCTCGTTCTTCGGCGACAAGGCCACCGAAACAAGCAAGCCCGCGAAGAACCCCAAGCGGCGCGCTCGCGAGGCAGCGAAAGCCCTTAAACGGCCCGCGGTGAGCACCAAGGCGCAACAGGCGCTCGCGGCACAGCGGGAAGCAATGAAGCGGGAGTCGGCTCAAGCAAGAAGTCAGCGTCGCGCGGATGAGGCGGAGACGCGCTTCGAGCAGCGAAAGTTGAAGCGCAAGCAGAAGCATCGCGGGCATTGATCGCCATTTGCAGCAAGGCAAACCATATACAGCAGCGGCGCCAGTTCCACTTGAAGCCGACGCCGCGTAGACGCTGATGGTGACGGCTATGCACGGGCACGGGCGCGCCACCGCACTTCACAGCTTGTTTCTCAAGTATTTGGGACGCACACGCGGCGTTCAAAAATGCGGAGCGACTCCGCATGGCTCGAGACTGAGCCGAGATGCCCTACTTCTCGCCCTCCAGCAGCCCCACGATGCGGTCGATGTCGACGGCAAAGCGAGGCCTTCCCTCGCGCTCGTAGCGGTCAAGGTATGCCTGGCACTCGGAGACAATGCGCTTGGTGTTGCCATCGATGATGCGCTGGAGCGTCTCGTAGTAGGCCGAGCCCTCGGTCCTGAAGCGGCGCTGGTGGGCCTTGGTTATGGGGAACATCTTGATGTAGTGGATGCCGTGGCGGCAGCCGGGGCGCGTCGTGGGGCGGGGTGGCAACGCAAAGTACTGGTCTTTGGGCACGTTAGGGGCGATGTTGGAACGCAGCGGCACAGCGAAGTCCCTGCGCTTTCCGC includes:
- a CDS encoding carboxymuconolactone decarboxylase family protein, which produces MAIKQTAGRDALGDFAPKFAQLNDDVLFGEVWSREDGLSLRDRSVVTVVALMAQGLTDSSFQYHLMSAKSNGVTRAEIAEILTHAAFYAGWPKAWAAFRMAKEVWADEDDGADAKARHQNEMAFPIGAPNDAFAKYFIGQSYLVPLSTEQVGIYNVTFEPGCRNNWHIHHAKSGGGQILVCVAGRGFYQEWGKPAQELRPGDVVNIPAGVKHWHGAAPDSWFSHLALEVPGEETSNEWLEPVDDEEYLTATDKEA
- a CDS encoding MerR family transcriptional regulator — translated: MYTIGQVAEMFGLPASTLRYYDKQGLFPGLERTSGIRQFGDTELEALRVIECLKKAGMEIKDIRLFMEWCAEGPSTYPQRKAMFEERKAHMESEIANMNRALDMLRFKCWYYEQAIQDGSEDRLEALIPDNLPEEIKGAYENAHAR
- a CDS encoding YjdF family protein; translation: MQISVSSTLTVYHDGQFWVGLAEHVESGRYGVARIVFGAEPSDEEILRFVTSEWEKLSFFGDKATETSKPAKNPKRRAREAAKALKRPAVSTKAQQALAAQREAMKRESAQARSQRRADEAETRFEQRKLKRKQKHRGH